The following proteins are co-located in the Hippoglossus stenolepis isolate QCI-W04-F060 chromosome 23, HSTE1.2, whole genome shotgun sequence genome:
- the si:dkey-165a24.9 gene encoding G-protein coupled receptor 4, translating into MYNESCNLPLDTDTFGLTCIYGLIFSLGLPSNLLSLWGLYQLGRSGGGGCQLVYILNLLLSDLLQLLTLPLWILYLQGKHRWPYGQLTCELVGYVFYVNVYASVMFLCLIALDRCLAIVYPLSSRRVRSVKVAAVSGVAVWTLTFLFCLSGLLPSVFDSDRLLCLEQYPVSPRYAQFKITTVVLGFLLPCAILGYTSAHIGVTLRRSPSLSDHERHKIVGILVVITINFIVVFGPYHLVGGYRFVSLLLTDEPCGLESSIFLIYRLCYGLTSLNTLLDPLFYIFLCADARLELQRSLPCLGRGQNTRGKEALGARAQPDNLGGSETGHNNLLAI; encoded by the exons ATGTACAACGAAAGCTGCAACCTCCCCttggacacagacacattcgGCCTGACCTGTATCTATGGCCTCATCTTCTCTTTGGGTCTCCCCAGCAACCTGCTGTCTCTCTGGGGACTGTACCAACTGGGTCGCTCAGGCGGAGGAGGCTGCCAGCTGGTCTACAtcctcaacctgctgctgtcagacctcctccagctgctcacCCTGCCACTGTGGATCCTCTACCTCCAGGGCAAGCACCGCTGGCCCTACGGCCAGCTGACCTGCGAGCTGGTCGGCTACGTGTTCTACGTGAACGTCTACGCCAGCGTCATGTTCCTGTGCCTGATAGCGCTGGACCGCTGCCTGGCAATTGTGTACCCGCTGAGCAGCCGCAGGGTGCGGAGTGTTAAGGTGGCAGCAGTGTCCGGTGTGGCGGTCTGGACCCTCACCTTCCTGTTCTGCCTGAGCGGGCTGCTGCCGTCTGTGTTTGACTCTGACAGACTGCTGTGTCTGGAGCAGTACCCCGTCAGTCCCAGATATGCCCAGTTCAAGATCACCACTGTGGTCCTCGGTTTTCTGCTGCCATGTGCCATACTAGG CTACACCTCAGCCCACATCGGGGTTACACTCAGGcggtctccctccctctccgaCCACGAGCGCCACAAAATCGTGGGCATCTTGGTCGTCATCACAATCAACTTCATCGTGGTCTTTGGGCCCTACCACCTCGTGGGCGGATACAGGTTTGTGTCCTTGCTGCTGACAGATGAACCGTGTGGATTGGAGAGTTCCATTTTCCTCATCTATCGCCTGTGCTACGGCCTGACCAGCCTTAACACCCTTCTGGACCCCCTCTTCTACATCTTCCTGTGCGCTGACGCTcggctggagctgcagaggtccCTGCCTTGCTTGGGGCGGGGCCAAAACACCCGCGGAAAGGAGGCCCTCGGTGCCAGAGCTCAGCCAGACAACCTGGGGGGGAGTGAAACTGGACACAATAACCTTCTTGCAATTTAG
- the ugt5g1 gene encoding UDP glucuronosyltransferase 5 family, polypeptide G1 yields the protein MSGTIPIFLSWLCLLLLNPITGSRILVLPVDGSHWINMEVILQELHSRGHNITVLRSAKSWFIPSNSSIYTSIDVIMIEDESDKDFANKMLQDVMECRRSQSFIRTLYQQKLLTSMLATGHKFLARAAALMLDDPVFIKKLQDAEFDLMLTDPALPLGVLLGSYLKLPMVFNVRWINSGEGHLILAPSPVSYVPVSGSELHDKMDFQERTKNMLHYLYSVVEQHFIINPHYSDLFQRHFPPGTDLLSLQRAADIWLLRADFVFEFPRPTMPNVVYIGGFQCKKARPLSAELEAFMQSSGEHGVVVMSLGSYVSVLPREVTEAIAAAFAQLPQKVVWKFAGEKPSSLGNNTRLMKWLPQKDLLGHPKTRAFVAHGGTNGMYEAICHGVPVVGLPLLFDQFDNLLRLRVRGAARVVEVNSLTKENFLEALKDVLETPTYLNRIQHLSLLHHDRPVSPMDTAIFWIEYVIRNKGAAHLQPAGFSLPWYSYFCLDVAVFIMAVIGALVWATVLFFKVLCCRRFRRKIKGE from the coding sequence ATGTCCGGCACAATCCCAATATTCCTGTCATggctctgcctcctgctgctaaATCCCATCACTGGCAGCAGGATTCTGGTATTACCCGTTGATGGCAGCCACTGGATCAACATGGAGGTGATCCTCCAAGAGCTGCACTCCAGAGGCCACAACATCACCGTGCTGCGCTCCGCCAAGAGCTGGTTCATTCCCAGTAACTCTTCTATTTATACATCTATTGACGTGATTATGATAGAGGACGAGTCAGACAAGGACTTTGCAAATAAAATGCTACAAGATGTCATGGAATGCCGCAGGTCGCAAAGTTTTATACGGACCTTATACCAGCAGAAATTGCTCACTTCTATGTTGGCAACTGGCCATAAGTTCCTTGCCAGAGCAGCTGCTTTAATGTTGGATGACCCTGTTTTCATTAAGAAGCTGCAGGATGCCGAGTTTGACTTGATGTTGACGGACCCTGCTCTGCCTTTAGGAGTTCTTCTGGGTAGTTACCTCAAGCTACCGATGGTTTTCAATGTGCGCTGGATCAATAGCGGGGAGGGTCACCTCATCCTGGctccctctcctgtctcctaCGTGCCTGTGTCAGGAAGTGAACTCCATGATAAGATGGACTTTCAGGAAAGGACCAAGAATATGTTGCATTATCTCTACAGTGTTGTTGAACAGCACTTCATTATTAACCCTCACTACTCCGATCTGTTCCAGCGGCACTTCCCCCCTGGGACTGACTTGCTGTCGTTGCAGCGTGCCGCTGATATCTGGCTGTTGAGGGCGGATTTTGTCTTCGAGTTCCCTCGACCCACGATGCCCAATGTGGTCTACATAGGTGGGTTCCAGTGCAAAAAGGCCAGACCCCTCTCTGCAGAGCTGGAGGCCTTCATGCAGAGTTCTGGAGAGCACGGAGTGGTGGTTATGTCACTAGGCTCCTATGTGTCAGTCCTGCCTCGCGAAGTCACTGAGGCCATAGCTGCTGCTTTTGCTCAACTCCCGCAGAAGGTGGTGTGGAAGTTCGCGGGAGAAAAGCCGTCATCGCTGGGCAACAACACCCGGCTAATGAAGTGGCTGCCTCAGAAAGATCTCCTGGGACACCCCAAGACTCGTGCCTTTGTGGCCCACGGAGGCACCAACGGCATGTATGAGGCCATCTGCCACGGTGTTCCTGTCGTGGGCCTGCCGCTCCTCTTTGACCAGTTCGACAACCTACTCCGGCTGAGGGTGCGCGGGGCAGCGCGGGTGGTGGAGGTCAATTCACTCACCAAAGAAAACTTCCTCGAGGCTCTAAAGGACGTCCTGGAGACCCCCACGTACCTAAACAGAATCCAGCATCTCTCCCTGCTACACCACGACCGGCCAGTGTCTCCAATGGACACCGCCATCTTTTGGATTGAGTACGTCATTAGGAACAAAGGAGCAGCCCATCTGCAGCCGGCAGGTTTTAGTCTGCCCTGGTACTCCTACTTCTGCCTGGATGTGGCTGTTTTCATCATGGCCGTCATCGGAGCCCTCGTCTGGGCTACAGTCCTGTTCTTTAAggttctctgctgcaggaggttCAGGAGGAAGATAAAAGGAGAGTGA
- the LOC118103041 gene encoding cornifelin homolog A-like translates to MSGKMVFTQPRPFITTSSSSQWTSSICDCFEDLPQCCLAFWCLPCFTCKTSYEAGECVCLPLLDAFGIIPPMSTALRVSVRQKYGIEGTICRDCLFACCCGPCSWCQIAREIKMRTNPITFVNMSS, encoded by the exons ATGTCTGGGAAGATGGTGTTTACCCAACCCCGGCCCTTCATCACGACCTCTTCATCCAGCCAATGGACCTCCAGCATCTGCGACTGCTTTGAAGACCTGCCCCAGT gttgCTTGGCCTTTTGGTGCCTTCCCTGCTTCACCTGTAAGACATCATACGAGGCcggggagtgtgtgtgcttgcccCTGCTGGACGCTTTCGGAATCATCCCGCCTATGTCCACAGCCCTCAGGGTGTCAGTACGCCAGAAATATGGCATCGAG GGCACAATCTGCAGGGACTGCCTGTTCGCCTGCTGCTGCGGGCCCTGCAGCTGGTGTCAGATAGCGAGAGAAATCAAGATGAGGACCAACCCCATCACATTCGTCAACATGTCATCCTGA
- the LOC118103063 gene encoding prostaglandin D2 receptor 2-like, whose amino-acid sequence MAHFVESNTSYLPSNQTDNMSSLSIFAISLHGLVSSIGIIENLLILWVVGFHVRRTVISVWILNLAASDLLATAFLPFFTLYMALGNTWTLGRTFCRIYSSTFFLNMFVSGFLLAAISMDRCLVVLRPVWAQNHRSIRLVEKTCGVIWALAVVCTIPFYIFRDTIPLPNGKILCYYNYNVSLPSQPYDLQALFKQRKEALVFMKLFLAFLIPLLIIILSYIAVYSHLARRGYRRSFRFVRLVVAVVVSFILCWAPYHFFIIMEVISPSGHPMQKFASGALQVAATLGFLNSVLNPVLYVFSCPDLCSKIRHSLGAVMESVLAEDLAELARRRSTARSSLSTTTEFIKKPSSVATLCLKTEDQEQDERVAEPTELMLNQLH is encoded by the coding sequence ATGGCACACTTTGTTGAGTCAAACACCTCCTACCTCCCATCAAACCAAACAGACAATATGAGTTCTTTGAGCATTTTCGCCATTTCCCTCCACGGCTTGGTCTCTTCCATCGGCATCATAGAGaacctcctcatcctctgggTGGTGGGCTTCCACGTCCGCCGCACCGTCATCAGCGTGTGGATCCTGAACCTCGCGGCCTCCGACCTGCTCGCCACCGCTTTCCTTCCCTTCTTCACCCTCTACATGGCACTCGGCAACACCTGGACACTGGGCAGGACCTTCTGCCGCATCTACTCCTCCACCTTCTTCCTCAACATGTTCGTCAGTGGCTTCCTGCTGGCGGCCATTTCTATGGACCGCTGCCTGGTGGTGCTGAGACCAGTCTGGGCCCAGAACCACAGGAGCATCCGACTTGTGGAGAAGACATGTGGGGTGATTTGGGCCTTAGCTGTGGTCTGCACCATCCCTTTCTACATATTCCGTGACACCATTCCCCTTCCAAATGGGAAGATCCTCTGTTACTACAATTATAATGTATCCCTCCCCAGTCAGCCGTATGACCTGCAAGCATTATTCAAGCAGCGGAAGGAGGCCTTGGTCTTCATGAAGCTCTTCCTAGCCTTCCTCATCCCTCTGCTAATCATCATCCTCAGCTACATCGCCGTGTATTCCCACTTGGCACGCAGAGGCTACCGACGCTCTTTTCGTTTCGTTCGTCTCGTGGTAGCCGTGGTGGTGAGcttcatcctctgctgggcGCCGTACcatttcttcatcatcatggAGGTGATATCTCCCAGCGGGCACCCTATGCAGAAATTCGCAAGCGGGGCCCTCCAGGTCGCGGCGACCCTTGGCTTCCTGAACAGCGTCCTGAACCCTGTTCTGTACGTGTTCAGCTGCCCCGACCTGTGCAGCAAGATCAGACATTCCCTGGGTGCGGTGATGGAGAGCGTACTGGCGGAGGACCTGGCCGAACTGGCCCGGCGCCGCAGCACCGCCCGCAGCTCGTTAAGCACCACCACAGAGTTTATAAAGAAGCCGTCTTCCGTCGCAACcctctgtctgaaaacagaggaCCAGGAGCAGGATGAACGTGTTGCTGAACCAACTGAACTAATGCTGAACCAACTGCACTGA